In the genome of Candoia aspera isolate rCanAsp1 chromosome 1, rCanAsp1.hap2, whole genome shotgun sequence, one region contains:
- the TMX1 gene encoding thioredoxin-related transmembrane protein 1 — MVAVVSPLRASSAKPAWVAAAAAAGLLLVLLLIGPGPALAGRNQVKVLTDGAWQELLQGEWMVEFYAPWCPACQNLQPEWESFAEWGEDLEVNIAKVDVTEQPGLSGRFVITALPTIYHCKDGEFRRYQGPRTKSDFINFISEQEWKSVEPVSSWLGPSSFLMSSMSALFQLSMWIRHCHNYFTENLGIPNWGSYAIFAFVTLFSGLLLGLIMVFLADCVCPSKKQRPQQHPYQKNLLEPAQHLKKKSEGPDGVNLLDDGMDHGEPRCPVPSPNPVRQRVMKPASEAEQS, encoded by the exons ATGGTGGCGGTCGTTAGTCCCCTTCGTGCCTCCTCAGCGAAGCCGGCCTGggtagcggcggcggcggcggcggggttgctgctggtgctgctgctgatAGGGCCGGGACCTGCGTTGGCCGGGCGGAATCAAGTCAAAGTGCTGACTGACGGAGCGTGGCAGGAACTGCTGCAGGGCGAGTGGATGGTGGAATT cTATGCTCCTTGGTGTCCGGCCTGTCAGAATTTACAGCCAGAATGGGAAAGCTTTGCCGAATGGGGAGAGGATCTTGAAGTGAACATTGCCAAAGTCGATGTAACAGAGCAGCCAG GACTAAGTGGAAGGTTTGTCATAACAGCACTTCCCACCATTTACCA TTGTAAAGATGGAGAATTTAGACGGTACCAAGGTCCCCGAACTAAAAGTGACTTTATCAATTTCATCAGTGAACAAGAATGGAAGTCTGTTGAGCCTGTCTCTTCATGGCTTGGACCATCTTCATTTCT GATGAGCAGCATGTCTGCCCTGTTTCAGCTTTCCATGTGGATTAGG CACTGTCACAATTACTTCACAGAAAATCTTGGCATACCGAACTGGGGATCCTATGCAATTTTTGCGTTTGTAACTTTGTTTTCGGGGTTGCTGCTAGGGCTT ATCATGGTGTTTCTGGCTGATTGTGTGTGTCCCTCTAAAAAGCAAAGGCCACAGCAGCATCCTTATCAGA AAAACCTACTGGAACCTGctcagcatttgaaaaaaaaaagtgaagggcCTGATGGAGTCAATCTTCTTGATGATGGAATGGACCATGGAGAGCCGAGGTGCCCTGTCCCTTCACCGAACCCTGTGAGACAGCGTGTCATGAAACCTGCTTCCGAAGCAGAACAGTCATAG